The Muntiacus reevesi chromosome 5, mMunRee1.1, whole genome shotgun sequence genome segment aaagcttttgttgttttttttttttattctttttttttccatttatttttattagttgaaggctaattactttacaatattgtagtggttttaaaaatatggaacgcttcacaaatttgcgtgtcatccttgcgcaggggccatgctaatcttctctgtatcgttccaattttagtatatgtgcggCCGAGGCGAGCACTCAATAAAGCTTTTGGACTGAAGCTCCTAATCTTTCTCTTCAAGAGGGTGGGGGGCCCTGAAAGAACTGATTTCCATCTGATGGAGAAGTCAGGACCCAAAGGTTCTGACCCTGGTAAGAATTAAATGCAAGAACCTGACGTGGGAAGTGAAGAAACACAGAGGCCCCGCCAGGTTGAGAGTTTTTATTCTGGAGGTAGGCGGAGGGGATCAGCATGCTCAGGTGGGGAGGGTCCAGCCCAGCTCCTCCAGCACCCCCAGCGCATGCCCAGCCCCAATAAGTTACCCAGTGACTCAGCTGCCCTCCCTCCTGAGTCTGTCTGTTTTCTGCTCCGCCCCAGACAGGGCCAGTCTGGTTCAACAGGAGGGCTGTTTGTCCCCAGCCTGTGGGCAGTGCTACATGGCAGGCCAGGGGAGGGGCTGAAGGGGCGGAGGGGCCGCTCCTGGCTCTGAGGGGTCAGGACTTGGAAAACCACATCCTGGGCGGGCCAGGGGCCTAGTCCCACAGCTCTGTGCCTGGTGAGCTGGTGGGCAGGGTAGGGCCGCCATCACACCTCGACAGCTGGGTCTGAGCCGCGGCCCTGCCGCTGCAGCTGCTCCTCCTGCTTCATCTTGGGCTTCTCCGTCCGTGTGTGCCACACCAGAACCTGTCCAGGGAGGTTTCAGTTAGAGCCGAGCCCAGCCTCAGCCAAGCCTCTGGGGCACTCAGGATAGAACGGATCCCGCCGCCTCCTAGACACACACCATGCTGGCTGCCAAGTAtgaagggcagggggagggggaggctttAGTGCTTCTCAACGTCaaagagttagtcgctcagtcatttccaactctgcgaccccatggactgtagcctgccaggctcctctttccatggaattctctaggctggaatactggagcgggttgccattcccttctccaagagatcttcctgacccagggattgaacccaggtctcctgcattgcaggtagattctttaccatttaagccacaagggaagccagtgCCTCTGATGGGGCTTAATCCCTTACCCACTCTCTGTCTCAGGGGTGCCAGGAGTCTactttccttctctgacttcccCTTCAGTAGAGTAAGCAAGCTCTGCAGGGTCTCTCCTTGTTCAAACACCCATCCTCGATCCTGCTCCGCAGggcctctttcctctctcccatctcctgtcCATCCCAGAACCAGGTTTCTATGCCCACCTCCATCCCCTTACCCGAGTGCAGTTGGCAGCCCGCGGCTCCAGGTCCTTGGGATCTACAAGGTGGCTCAGGAGACTGCTCTCCAGATGGCCCCGAGGAGCGGTAGCATCAAACCGGGCATTGGGTTTAGCCAATAGCAAAGACAGGGCAACAGCAAATCCCGCCATATCCACTGGGAAGGGCCTGTTGGGCTCCCAGGCCGTGTGGAAACCGACAACCCGGCCATCCTGTACGCGAGGGCCCTCGAATCGAAGGCCGCCCACTAGCCCCACAGGCCACACTGAGACACCACGGGTCCAGCGCATCTAGCAGAAGTCGGGAAAGAAGAGACAGGAAGTGGCCCAGAGGAAGAGGAGTAGCAGCAAGGACCACTTGAGGCACTCTGCCCCACCACTCGccactccccacccagggaaaATGATGACGCGGGTCCCACCAGGCCTGCTTCCCCCACCCCGTGCCAGGGCTCACCTCCTCAAAGAGTTCCCGGCTGTAGGTGTTGTCATCGTCAGCAAAGTACACGACTCCCCGGGTACCTGGTGGGGGTGGGTCCTTCTCTCCCCCAACAGCACCCCCTCCGCTCCGGAGCCAGTCCAGGGCCCTGTTCCGTTGCTCTACACCTCGGGGCCGAACCCAGCCTGGCTCGCCCTCCCGGAGCCGCTGGGCCTTAGGGGTGAGGACCGCCAGGTGTGTGAAGAGGAGGCCAGAGGCAGCCAGCAGCCCAGAGACCAATGGGGTGGGGCCCTCAGCATCCTCCACCAGCAGCCAGTGCAGCCGGGGCACCAGGCTCAGGGTCTGGGACAGCCGCACCAGCTCCGCCTTCTGCACCAACCTGCAGGGGGAAAGATGCAGGAGGGAAGGGGTGGCCACCATTTGCCCACTCCAGCAGGTACATATGTCTTCTTCTGAGCCACTCTTAGCACCCTCACGACATTTCCCTGACCAGTCCCAAACtccctgttgttgttttttcagcTGAGTTAgctcagcatgtgagatcttgggTCCCTAATCAGGGATAGTACCTGTGCCCCGTGAAGTGGAAGCGCAGAGGCCTAATCAATGGACCACCAGGTAATTCCCTCACCTgccctgtaattttttaaatttttatctttttggttatgctgcatggcatgtgggaccttagttccctaaccagggattgaacctgtgccccttgcattggaggcatagtcttaaccactggactaccagagaagtcgaagtctccttttgatttctggttctacAGACAATACAGAACCAGAGTCTGTGGTGGGGGAGTCTTCTAGACACTGTCTCCTGACATCTGTCGTTGCTGGGCAGAGGGCAGTGCCTTCTTAGACCAAAATGATTGAACCAAGGTCATCCCCGAGTCTCTTGTAAGTTTCTTTGCCCTTCAGATGGGCCTGCTGGCCCCAGGGTTGGCACTGTGTGCGTGGAGAGTGGAGGGTCTTAAGATGCCTAGCCTAGGTGGGCCTGCCATCTGATTCCAGGCAGATGTCAGCAAGCCCTTTTGGTTCCTTTCAAAAccacattccaaaaaaaaaaaaacaaacacattccCCAGTTGGTTTGTATCACTAATAAAgctacattttattaaaaaaaaaagaaaaaaaacacacttaGCACAGTGTGGGGCAGAAAGTAAACACACTAAATAACAGCTGGTGTAACTATTTCTAGACCACCATATGAATGTATGGCCAAGTCCTTCTCTACTTTATGTTAGTCAAGGGGTTCTCAAACTTCCTCACCAAAGGTTCCCTAAGGAGACAGAGTTAATTCACTTGGCAAATTCAGAATTTCTTTGAAACTTTATTGTTGTATCTTAAAATTTCTCAGGAATTTTTTACACGACTTCATGGCACATCCCTGTctatattctttatcttttgtcccgaccacatggcatgcaggatcctagagctcctaaccagggattgaacccgcactcCCCACTTGGGCAGcccagagtctcaaccactagaccgccagggaagtcctcccatctattgtaatagaaaaaaacaatttccccAAGATCTCTGAGTAATGACGTGGTTCATTTAGCCTGACATTTGGTAATGCCTTAGCCTAAGGTCCAGTGCCTCCTCCTCATCAACCAGAAACTCATCATCAACCCCAGCCTCTTGGTCCATGCAGATCCTGGGTGCATCAGAGCCCATACCTGGCATAGGTGGGGGTAACAACATAGATAGTAGGCAGAGCCTCGGGTTcagggggctgggcaggggcagggggtgggcgaCGGAGATCGGCTTGCAGCTGGGAGATCCTCAGATCCTTCTGCCGAAGCTGCTCCGCTGCTGCCCGCAGGGGAGGGAGGCAGTCACATGGCTGGCCTGGTCCCAGGAAACAGGGATGGGGGCAGAGAACCACAGGATGTTCAGCATCCCAAAGGGCCATTAACCTTCCCATTCAACTAACCAATGCGGGGCTCTCCTTACAACTGTTCTAACAGCTTTTCTACACCCAGGGTGGTGAGGAACTCACTGCCTTAATTAGCAACGCCTCTCCAACTTTACAATTCCATCCATTAcaattttcatgtgtctattaaaGTGACCACCTGCCTCCTTTCTACCTGCTGGGCCTAATTTTGCCTTCTGGAAGCATAACGAACAAGTTGATCTCCTAAAACAGGGGCAGTCTTTCAAATACCTGAGAATCATGCAGTGGCCCAGTCTCTAAATCCCTGCATAAGAGGCAGGGTTCAATCTGTTCCGTTGGTTGTGTGACCAAAAACTCATTAAATTCATTGATTCCATCActggacaaatatttattgaatgctccTCCTGGGAGGCACTGCCTTAGGTGCCCGGGCCGCAGCAGGAAACCAAACAgacatggtccctgccctcatggaggttTCAGTTTAGTGGAGGAGCTGGACACTaagcaaagaaacaaattaataaaattattagaaaCTGTGGTAAGGGCTATGAAGGAAACAAATAGGAGACTTAAAAGAGAACCCAGAGTAAGAAGAGTGACTTTTAGGTAAGGTGGTCAAGGAAGGCCTCTGTGAGGCGGTGACATGTAAgcgagctgagacctgaaggatgagaAAGAGGCAGCTGGGGAAGAACTgggagagacaggcagagacaGGTTAAGTGCTTGAGAGCAACGAGCGTGGGGTTTTCGAGAAACTGTCAtgaagccagtgtggctggagcagagcgAGCGAGAGGGATGGGAAATGGGGTTAGAGAGGCAGACGGCGGCGGGATCACGCggggcctggcaggctctggGAAGGAGTCTGATTTCATCCGAGGTGCGGCGGGCAGCCGCGTTGCTTTCTGGAGAGGGGAGTGCGCCCAGGGGTCGCAGAGGGGCTGTCGGAGGACCGAGCCGGATGAATGGGGTCTGCGCGGGGTTTCATCCCCAGGGCGGGATGCACAGCGGTGGGATGCCCTTCGGCCGATTAGCcgcacccccgccccgccccgctcaCCGAGCTGCACCAGTGCGTAGAGGAGGCCGGCGATCGACACCAGGAAGTAGGCGAGGAACACgttcttcagcttcagcttcatggccgcgccgccgccgccgccgccgccgccggggcaGGCGGGGTCCGGCGGGGACAAGGGGttcccgccccccgcccgcccgccagcCTGCAAGCCCCGCCCCTGCAGCGGCCCCGCCCCGTGTCCCGCCCTCCTCACTCTCGCCTCGAGCGGCTCCCAGGAGCTAGCGCTGGCAGCGCCCGTCTGGGCCCACTTCCGGTcagtctgcacacacacacaccccccttcCCTCTGGGTAATTTCCGGTCCCACTGCCTAGTTCTGGGAACCACGGGAGTGGGTGACGTCATATCCGGCGTGTCAAGCGCGCGTGGCCGGTGGTCAGGAGCCAGGTAAGGTACCGTGGGAGTGGCTTGAGACCCTCCGCCTTGATCTCCAGGCCCTGTgagcatattttctttctctttttttttttgagcgtATTTTcttacattcattcactcacccatCCACCAGTCCCTGCACGCAGTAACAGTAGCTCAATAAATAATTGCTACACGAATGAGTGAAATCTACAGCCCTgccaagcctagacagcatattaaaaagtagagacattactctgccgacaaaggtccatataatcaaagctacggtttctccaggagtcatgtatggatgtaagaactGGACTATAATGAAtgttgagcatggaagaattgatgcttttgaattgtggtgttggagaagagttgagagtcccttggattgcaaggagatcaaaccagtcagtcctaaaggaaatcagccctgaattactcattggaaggactgatgctgaagctaaaactccaatactttggccaccttatgtgaagaactgaccctttggaaaagaccctgatgctgtggaagatggaaggcaggagtagaagggaacgacaggatgagatggttggatggcatcactgatttgatggacgtgagtttgaatgaacaagctccaggagttggtggacagggaatcctggcatgctgcagtccatggggttgcagagtcagacacgactgagcaactgaactgaactgccaagCCTGTGCACTGGTTGTCTCATATAATCCTCACTATAATCCTTTGATAATTTTAATACAATTTAGGATGtctttgtgttagttgctcagtcgtgtttgactccttgtgaccccatggactatagccctccaggctcctctctggtggaagtaggtagccattcccttctccaggggatcttccaggaattgaacctggaacTCCCACattgcaaattctttaccgtatgAACCAAGGAAGACCACAATTTAGAATACTATCACTCTAAAAATTGATGTTGCAGAATTTTGATCATGgcaaaaatgcaaaaacataGTAATATAATTACCTGGAAAATAGCAAAGGGCATTTCTGGCATTTCATTAATGATTAATCAACCTCTTGTAGATGTTCTAGTATGTCCACTTGGAATCAGGTCCCTTTCTGGGATGAAGAGTTTACATCAATAGTGTTTTCCCAGCACATCCAGCAGTAGTTTAAGAGCAAATTGCTCTTCAGCGTTGTCACAGTACCTATCCACTTGTGTGTGAGATAGatttttgtctccattttacaggtaactAAGATTGCCCCAAATAATGTAATCCCTGTGCGATTTTCATATAAGTACCACGCGCTAACCGATTGTGCCACTGGAGCTTCCAGTGTGCGATTTTCAATGTGCCTTCTAGATACCTGACTCCAGGATCCTGTACTGTTTTTCCTCTGACCCACACTTCCTACATGTATGACAatagggatgggggtgggatgcAATGTGCTATCTCCCTGGGAATTAACTGGAAATATTTCTTGAGCAGAAGAATTTCCTGAACACACCTCCTAACTCCTCACTGGCATAAACCATCCTAAGCAGTAATTTTCCCAAACCAACCATCCTAGTTTCTTGTTAAGATAATCTCTAAGACTGTGGTCAATCTGCAAAATGGAGGAAACCATCTCCTGTCACTGATACAAATGCAAATTTGTTTAATACTGCTAAAGAAAAgcagtcttgggcttccctggtggctcagtggtaaagaatcctcctgccaacgcaggagacctgggttcaatccctggtctgggaagatcccatatgctggggagcaactaagcccctgtgcacTACAgatattgagtctgtgctctagagccgggtAACTGCAACTGTTGAGGCcccgagccacaactactgaagttcgagcaccccagagcccatgctctgcaacaagagaagccaccataatgagaagcccatgcactgcaatgaagagtagctcccagtctccacaactaaagaaaagtccatgtagcagtgaagacctagcagagccaaaattaaattaaaaaaaaaaaaaagaaaagcagtcttAAGTGTGAGAACATCTAACATACAGCTATTTCTAAAGGGACCCCAGTAGCTCTAGTCACTACTATGAACTAGGCCCACTAAAGTCTGACGATGTTGCTGGGTTCCTTCGTGACATACTGGCATCAAGCAAGCTGATGAAGGCTTGAACTCATTCTGCTCAACCAACGAGGCATAGGCAGAAAATGTCAGGTCCCCGGGCTTTTAAGGGTCTGTGGTTCAAGCCAGAACTAGAATCCACACACCACCAGTAATTAATGGTTTCTCTCTTTATTGTTTCTCCTTTTATCAAAACCTGTCACAGCTGGGGGCCAAAAGGCAGTAAAAAAAATTCCCACAAATATCCCCACCCCTTGTCCCCAGTGAGTTCTCCCCCACCCGCCACCCAGGGCCTTGGGTCAGCCCTGGGCACACATGATCATGTCCCCCACCCTCGGCCTCCTCCCAGCAATAAATACAGGTGACCGTGATTCCATGAAACCACAACTGATTTCTCCATCTTGACTGCCCCTCAAGGGGACAAAATTTTAGGAGGCAAAAGAAGTCTTGCCCACCCCCATCTTGAGGAGTGTAAACCTCTTTCCCCCAAGGGACAGGGGAGGTAGAACGCCCCTGTCAGAACCGCAGCAGCTCTAGATAGAAGCGGGGAGAGGAAAGGTTGGGATGCCAGGGAAGAGAATGATTTCCAGCAACCTCACTCCTTTGATCCATTTATCCCTTCTCAGGGTAAGGGGTGGTCCCAGTGTATCAGGGGAGGGCTGATAACAGAGAAGAAccagaaggaagaaataacaggAGGGAGGAGCAGTctggtggggaaggaaggagaagaggaggccGAAAGCTCACTGCCAAGAAATGGCATCGACACGCAAGGGAAACAaacggagagggtgtggaggagacTGAGGGCTCCCAAAAGAAGGCGAAGGGCAGCAAGAGCCCTGTGATGCCCAGGTCTTCACAGGTGAATGTGCTCCAGTTAGAGCAACAGGCTATTTGGAGATGATGGGAGATTTAGTGTCAATGGGGTGGGAGAGGTCGGGAGATCACAAAAGAAATTCAGACCCAGGGACAGCCCTCTCATCCTGCCCAGATGCTGGCAGAAACCTGGATCTTGAGATCAGAAAGGTGAAGTCTGGGGAAGGTCAAACTCCAGGGCAGAAGGAAGAGTAACTATCATGACCATCACACCCCACCCCAACATCCCTTCAGTTATCGCAGGTGAATAGTCCAGTCAGATGCCACACTGACGCCAGGCTTGCGCAGGATCAACACCGAGGTCTCAGGGTCATGTTGGAAGGACAGGCGGCTTTCAGGAGATCCTggtggaggaagaagaaagagtgcCAGAATGAAAAACAATTACTTTCCCttaggcaggggtccccaacacGGGGGCCAGATCACTCACCTTTTGTCTGGAGTACAACAGTTGCTGGCTTTCCGGCCCCTATTATCACCACCCGCTCAATCCAGATTGGTGTCTCAAAGTGGCCTTTGGGGTCTGCggagctggaggaagcaaaaaTGGACACCCAGCAGGAAAACAATGAtcagagcagagaggaggagagcaCAGCGAGCTGTGCGCATCCCGGGCCCCAGACGCCTCCTCCTGCAAAGGCCACCGAGGAAGAAAGGGCTCCTCCTTACCTGGAGACCAGGGTGTTGCCAGAGAACGAGAACCGACGCAGCAGGAACTCATGGCGAGTCTGATAGTTGAATGTGTGCCCATCGTCTAGGAAGAGCTCTCCTTGGGCCGTACCCTGAGCAGGACGTGGGACAGGTGAGAGCCTGAGCCCCGGAGGCAGTGAGGGGCGCCTGCCCTGGGGAACTGCATCCCTGGAGGGCGGACAGATGGAGGTGGCGGTTCCCTGCCCACGCACTCACCTGGAGGCTGAGTGCGACGAAAAGAGTGATGGGGTCATCCTTCATGCAGTCTGAAGAACGCCGCACTCGCATCCACCGGGGCACGATGGTCCCTCCACGCTGGAACACGGGGATCTAGGGCGAGACCAGTGCTGGGATGAAGCAGCCATGCTGTGCCTCTTGCAAGTCTGTGCCCCCTTAGGAACTGGACTCCAGTATACACACTCTCCCCCCTTCTGGAAACCTAGAGGCACATGGAGCTGGCAGCTGGGCCAGGCATACTCACGCTGCTTAGAGTTACAGGCAGGTACAGGGTCTGCGGACCGTGATACTTCTGGTAGCTCTGAATATCATACCACACCTGTGGGTGCAGAAGATAGCCTCGGTCACTCGCTGCACAGAGGACCCCACTCTCTTCACCCTCTCTGACCTCTACCAAATTCTTTCCCCCACCACGCTCTTTCTTAACTCACCTCCCCTTGGCCAGGCAGATAGACCTGCACACCGTGAGCCTCAGAGTCTGATACAGGGTGAACCAGCAATGCATCCCCTAAAACATGGCAGAATCCATTCTGAATTGGGGGGATCGGTTCCCAAAGAGGGAGCCCTAAAGCACCTGCCCCCTTGCACCAGCAGCCTCTGACCCTCCTCCCTTCCTGTACATCCACAGACACACCCCCCACAGGGCTTGCTGCTTCTCAGCCCTACCCCAACCCACCACTGGCTGTCCTTGTTTCTCACCAAGCAGGAACTGATCGTCTATACTGAAAGTGGTCACATCCTTAGGATAATGCACCCACAGGGGCCTAGGAAGGAAGCAAGACAAGAATGGAAGACACCTGCTGTTTGGTGGAAGTCAAAGATGCTACCCTAGGACTGGCAATAAGAAGAGCGCAGGGGTAAGA includes the following:
- the B3GAT3 gene encoding galactosylgalactosylxylosylprotein 3-beta-glucuronosyltransferase 3, whose product is MKLKLKNVFLAYFLVSIAGLLYALVQLGQPCDCLPPLRAAAEQLRQKDLRISQLQADLRRPPPAPAQPPEPEALPTIYVVTPTYARLVQKAELVRLSQTLSLVPRLHWLLVEDAEGPTPLVSGLLAASGLLFTHLAVLTPKAQRLREGEPGWVRPRGVEQRNRALDWLRSGGGAVGGEKDPPPPGTRGVVYFADDDNTYSRELFEEMRWTRGVSVWPVGLVGGLRFEGPRVQDGRVVGFHTAWEPNRPFPVDMAGFAVALSLLLAKPNARFDATAPRGHLESSLLSHLVDPKDLEPRAANCTRVLVWHTRTEKPKMKQEEQLQRQGRGSDPAVEV